The following proteins are encoded in a genomic region of Chelmon rostratus isolate fCheRos1 chromosome 3, fCheRos1.pri, whole genome shotgun sequence:
- the LOC121604268 gene encoding protein Wiz-like isoform X1, protein MDSQAAPQPVICEVCGTYFETRRGLSSHARLHLRQLGVTLSESSGAPIDLLYQLIQERDGSLPNFKADSAGLTPLKTTSQQESGTRSDPEDTSASYKAGSRVVTTPQKMDHQGSPARLKESATSLLPSPPSGLRLVESGASEGNSSSSLEHQTTAKPQWAPLETDAPITLDTSDEVHVCQLCGCWYETRKGLSSHARAHLRHIGIPDSEIKGSPIDLLYQIMEEEDLKPITSGQQEELTSNSPPRSSSKHPSGLSSPPASPPSKRPKTSEDCTCILCGEEFENRKGLSSHARSHLRQLGVSDLLGKSSAIDTIQELVSSGMLEAMHPPKTSTPTSSPAAPSAAARALSPAPGQSRTSFPSISLSPSPEKLNPQPPVNRAPKAKKGFRLAVDPLHRKPKPEPVEIEVAVQPKGSSANSTSPVQKSPAATVGSKPLNADVQSPPTVLCDFCGQLFDTRKALSCHARAHLRQLGLTWSIKTSPIDLLKEVMMHSAEGRKEPVPSGSSGKATWTPSGSRRSLDSLQSGEPATKSCTSPLDYSMKEKSPSGKSGAHADTSCELCGFDFENRKALASHARAHLRQLGIIEWKADGATSPIELLSKLIRRDPVKVAAITRRYRMGDLYIKKSQRTAASPSLSTDSDSLTSLKLSGHHPEHKVRRDDSGVTAGSSRQSQGHSRSAAAHGDPGVRSPRGAHPPKHVVPAREENSQQPSRSGSIPALLPKPPLTPLVKLVGKVYSLKCRFCEEVFHGPLSVQEQWIAHLQKHILSLGYKGKASPPAAPVAAPALVHPVAV, encoded by the exons aTGGATTCACAGG CAGCCCCCCAGCCAGTCATATGTGAGGTCTGTGGGACATACTTTGAGACCCGACGAGGGCTCTCCAGCCACGCCCGCCTCCACCTACGGCAGCTAGGTGTGACGTTGTCAGAAAGCAGTGGAGCTCCCATAGACCTCCTCTACCAGCTCATCCAGGAGAGAGATGGCTCCCTCCCGAATTTCAAAGCAGACTCCGCTGGGTTGACCCCTCTGAAAACAACATCCCAGCAGGAGTCCGGGACTCGCTCAGATCCAGAGGACACGAGTGCCTCCTACAAAGCAGGGAGTAGAGTTGTGACAACTCCGCAGAAGATGGATCATCAGGGATCTCCAGCCAGACTGAAAGAGTCAGCAACCTCTCTCCTGCCCTCACCCCCCTCTGGTCTTAGGCTGGTTGAGTCTGGTGCAAGTGAAGGCAACAGCTCATCCTCCTTAGAGCACCAGACCACAGCCAAGCCACAGTGGGCGCCGCTCGAAACAGACGCCCCCATCACCTTAG ACACCAGCGATGAGGTCCATGTGTGCCAGCTTTGTGGCTGCTGGTACGAGACACGCAAAGGCCTGTCCAGTCATGCTCGGGCCCATCTGCGCCACATTGGAATCCCTGACAGTGAGATCAAGGGCAGCCCTATTGATCTTCTTTACCAGATCATGGAGGAAGAGGACCTCAAGCCCATCACCAGTGGACAACAGGAGGAGCTCACCTCCAACAGTCCCCCTAGATCCTCCTCCAAACATCCCTCCGGTCTGTCCTCTCCACCTGCGTCTCCTCCCAGTAAACGACCTAAAACATCAGAGGATTGTACCTGTATTCTGTGCGGGGAGGAGTTTGAGAACCGCAAAGGTCTGTCCTCCCACGCACGCTCTCACCTGCGTCAGCTGGGAGTGAGTGACCTGCTGGGGAAAAGCTCTGCAATTGACACTATCCAGGAACTGGTCAGCAGTGGCATGCTAGAAGCCATGCACCCTCCCAAAACGAGCACACCAACCAGCTCACCTGCAGCGCCGTCTGCTGCAGCCCGGgctctgtctccagctccagGCCAATCCCGGACCTCGTTTCCCTCCATATCCCTCTCCCCAAGCCCTGAAAAGCTCAACCCTCAACCTCCTGTTAACAGGGCTCCAAAAGCTAAGAAAGGCTTTCGGCTAGCAGTGGACCCCCTTCATAGGAAGCCCAAGCCTGAGCCTGTGGAGATTGAGGTGGCTGTCCAACCGAAGGGATCCAGTGCTAACAGCACCTCTCCTGTGCAGAAGTCTCCTGCTGCAACTGTGGGTTCAAAACCTCTCAATGCAG ATGTACAATCCCCACCAACGGTCCTTTGCGATTTCTGTGGCCAGCTGTTTGACACCCGCAAAGCCCTGTCATGTCACGCCCGCGCTCATCTGCGCCAGCTCGGCCTGACCTGGTCGATCAAAACGTCGCCAATTGATCTCCTCAAAGAGGTCATGATGCACAGTGCAGAAGGCAGGAAAGAGCCTGTGCCCAGTGGGTCATCAGGCAAAGCCACGTGGACCCCTTCAGGCTCCAGAAGGTCCCTGGACAGCCTGCAGTCTGGGGAACCAGCCACCAAATCCTGCACCTCACCTCTCGATTATTCCATGAAAGAGAAATCCCCGTCTGGCAAGAGTGGGGCACACGCAG ACACATCCTGTGAGCTTTGTGGGTTTGATTTCGAAAACCGCAAGGCCTTGGCCAGTCACGCACGGGCCCACCTCCGACAGCTGGGAATCATCGAGTGGAAGGCAGACGGAGCGACGTCGCCAATCGAACTCCTCAGTAAGCTGATCCGGAGGGACCCTGTCAAGGTAGCGGCCATAACCCGACGCTATCGTATGGGAGACCTTTACATCAAGAAG tcccAGAGAACTGCTGCATCgccctctctctccacagacTCTGACTCTCTGACAAGCCTGAAGCTTTCAGGGCACCATCCTGAGCACAAGGTGCGCAGAGATGACTCGGGGGTGACTGCCGGCTCATCCAGACAGTCACAAGGCCACTCACGGTCTGCTGCAGCCCACGGCGACCCCGGTGTGCGCTCCCCAAGGG GGGCCCACCCACCAAAACATGTTGTGCCTGCACGGGAAGAAAATTCCCAGCAACCATCGCGGTCAGGCAGCATCCCAGCTCTGCTGCCAAAGCCCCCCCTAACACCTCTGGTCAAGCTGGTGGGCAAAGTCTACTCCCTCAAGTGCAG GTTCTGTGAGGAGGTGTTTCATGGGCCGCTGTCTGTTCAAGAGCAGTGGATCGcacacctgcagaaacacatcctGTCGCTGGGCTACAAAGGCAAAgcgtctcctcctgctgcaccgGTGGCAGCTCCAGCGCTCGTCCATCCCGTAGCTGTCTAG
- the LOC121604268 gene encoding protein Wiz-like isoform X2: MDSQAPQPVICEVCGTYFETRRGLSSHARLHLRQLGVTLSESSGAPIDLLYQLIQERDGSLPNFKADSAGLTPLKTTSQQESGTRSDPEDTSASYKAGSRVVTTPQKMDHQGSPARLKESATSLLPSPPSGLRLVESGASEGNSSSSLEHQTTAKPQWAPLETDAPITLDTSDEVHVCQLCGCWYETRKGLSSHARAHLRHIGIPDSEIKGSPIDLLYQIMEEEDLKPITSGQQEELTSNSPPRSSSKHPSGLSSPPASPPSKRPKTSEDCTCILCGEEFENRKGLSSHARSHLRQLGVSDLLGKSSAIDTIQELVSSGMLEAMHPPKTSTPTSSPAAPSAAARALSPAPGQSRTSFPSISLSPSPEKLNPQPPVNRAPKAKKGFRLAVDPLHRKPKPEPVEIEVAVQPKGSSANSTSPVQKSPAATVGSKPLNADVQSPPTVLCDFCGQLFDTRKALSCHARAHLRQLGLTWSIKTSPIDLLKEVMMHSAEGRKEPVPSGSSGKATWTPSGSRRSLDSLQSGEPATKSCTSPLDYSMKEKSPSGKSGAHADTSCELCGFDFENRKALASHARAHLRQLGIIEWKADGATSPIELLSKLIRRDPVKVAAITRRYRMGDLYIKKSQRTAASPSLSTDSDSLTSLKLSGHHPEHKVRRDDSGVTAGSSRQSQGHSRSAAAHGDPGVRSPRGAHPPKHVVPAREENSQQPSRSGSIPALLPKPPLTPLVKLVGKVYSLKCRFCEEVFHGPLSVQEQWIAHLQKHILSLGYKGKASPPAAPVAAPALVHPVAV, translated from the exons aTGGATTCACAGG CCCCCCAGCCAGTCATATGTGAGGTCTGTGGGACATACTTTGAGACCCGACGAGGGCTCTCCAGCCACGCCCGCCTCCACCTACGGCAGCTAGGTGTGACGTTGTCAGAAAGCAGTGGAGCTCCCATAGACCTCCTCTACCAGCTCATCCAGGAGAGAGATGGCTCCCTCCCGAATTTCAAAGCAGACTCCGCTGGGTTGACCCCTCTGAAAACAACATCCCAGCAGGAGTCCGGGACTCGCTCAGATCCAGAGGACACGAGTGCCTCCTACAAAGCAGGGAGTAGAGTTGTGACAACTCCGCAGAAGATGGATCATCAGGGATCTCCAGCCAGACTGAAAGAGTCAGCAACCTCTCTCCTGCCCTCACCCCCCTCTGGTCTTAGGCTGGTTGAGTCTGGTGCAAGTGAAGGCAACAGCTCATCCTCCTTAGAGCACCAGACCACAGCCAAGCCACAGTGGGCGCCGCTCGAAACAGACGCCCCCATCACCTTAG ACACCAGCGATGAGGTCCATGTGTGCCAGCTTTGTGGCTGCTGGTACGAGACACGCAAAGGCCTGTCCAGTCATGCTCGGGCCCATCTGCGCCACATTGGAATCCCTGACAGTGAGATCAAGGGCAGCCCTATTGATCTTCTTTACCAGATCATGGAGGAAGAGGACCTCAAGCCCATCACCAGTGGACAACAGGAGGAGCTCACCTCCAACAGTCCCCCTAGATCCTCCTCCAAACATCCCTCCGGTCTGTCCTCTCCACCTGCGTCTCCTCCCAGTAAACGACCTAAAACATCAGAGGATTGTACCTGTATTCTGTGCGGGGAGGAGTTTGAGAACCGCAAAGGTCTGTCCTCCCACGCACGCTCTCACCTGCGTCAGCTGGGAGTGAGTGACCTGCTGGGGAAAAGCTCTGCAATTGACACTATCCAGGAACTGGTCAGCAGTGGCATGCTAGAAGCCATGCACCCTCCCAAAACGAGCACACCAACCAGCTCACCTGCAGCGCCGTCTGCTGCAGCCCGGgctctgtctccagctccagGCCAATCCCGGACCTCGTTTCCCTCCATATCCCTCTCCCCAAGCCCTGAAAAGCTCAACCCTCAACCTCCTGTTAACAGGGCTCCAAAAGCTAAGAAAGGCTTTCGGCTAGCAGTGGACCCCCTTCATAGGAAGCCCAAGCCTGAGCCTGTGGAGATTGAGGTGGCTGTCCAACCGAAGGGATCCAGTGCTAACAGCACCTCTCCTGTGCAGAAGTCTCCTGCTGCAACTGTGGGTTCAAAACCTCTCAATGCAG ATGTACAATCCCCACCAACGGTCCTTTGCGATTTCTGTGGCCAGCTGTTTGACACCCGCAAAGCCCTGTCATGTCACGCCCGCGCTCATCTGCGCCAGCTCGGCCTGACCTGGTCGATCAAAACGTCGCCAATTGATCTCCTCAAAGAGGTCATGATGCACAGTGCAGAAGGCAGGAAAGAGCCTGTGCCCAGTGGGTCATCAGGCAAAGCCACGTGGACCCCTTCAGGCTCCAGAAGGTCCCTGGACAGCCTGCAGTCTGGGGAACCAGCCACCAAATCCTGCACCTCACCTCTCGATTATTCCATGAAAGAGAAATCCCCGTCTGGCAAGAGTGGGGCACACGCAG ACACATCCTGTGAGCTTTGTGGGTTTGATTTCGAAAACCGCAAGGCCTTGGCCAGTCACGCACGGGCCCACCTCCGACAGCTGGGAATCATCGAGTGGAAGGCAGACGGAGCGACGTCGCCAATCGAACTCCTCAGTAAGCTGATCCGGAGGGACCCTGTCAAGGTAGCGGCCATAACCCGACGCTATCGTATGGGAGACCTTTACATCAAGAAG tcccAGAGAACTGCTGCATCgccctctctctccacagacTCTGACTCTCTGACAAGCCTGAAGCTTTCAGGGCACCATCCTGAGCACAAGGTGCGCAGAGATGACTCGGGGGTGACTGCCGGCTCATCCAGACAGTCACAAGGCCACTCACGGTCTGCTGCAGCCCACGGCGACCCCGGTGTGCGCTCCCCAAGGG GGGCCCACCCACCAAAACATGTTGTGCCTGCACGGGAAGAAAATTCCCAGCAACCATCGCGGTCAGGCAGCATCCCAGCTCTGCTGCCAAAGCCCCCCCTAACACCTCTGGTCAAGCTGGTGGGCAAAGTCTACTCCCTCAAGTGCAG GTTCTGTGAGGAGGTGTTTCATGGGCCGCTGTCTGTTCAAGAGCAGTGGATCGcacacctgcagaaacacatcctGTCGCTGGGCTACAAAGGCAAAgcgtctcctcctgctgcaccgGTGGCAGCTCCAGCGCTCGTCCATCCCGTAGCTGTCTAG
- the prdx2 gene encoding peroxiredoxin-2, which yields MSAGNAKIGQPAPDFSATAVVGGQFKDIKLSDYRGKYVIFFFYPLDFTFVCPTEIVAFSDRAEEFRSIGCEVIGCSIDSHFSHLAWINTPRKQGGLGNMKIPLVADLTKTISRDYGVLKEDDGIAYRGLFVIDDKGILRQITINDLPVGRSVDETLRLVQAFQHTDKHGEVCPAGWKPGSDTIIPDVEKSKDFFSKQ from the exons ATGTCTGCCGGAAACGCTAAGATTGGCCAGCCTGCCCCAGACTTCAGCGCCACAGCTGTGGTGGGTGGACAGTTCAAGGACATCAAGCTGTCAGACTACAGAG GGAAGTACGtgatcttcttcttctaccCCCTGGACTTCACATTTGTGTGTCCCACTGAGATCGTGGCCTTCAGCGACAGGGCAGAGGAGTTCCGCAGCATTGGCTGCGAGGTGATCGGCTGCTCCATAGACTCTCACTTCAGTCACCTGGCGTG GATCAACACACCAAGGAAGCAGGGAGGTCTGGGTAACATGAAAATCCCCCTTGTGGCAGATCTCACCAAGACCATCTCCAGAGACTACGGTGTTCTGAAGGAGGATGACGGCATTGCATACAG GGGTCTGTTTGTGATTGACGACAAGGGCATCCTGAGGCAGATCACCATCAATGACTTGCCTGTGGGTCGCTCTGTGGATGAGACTCTGCGCCTGGTCCAGGCCTTCCAGCACACCGACAAACATGGAGAAG TGTGCCCCGCTGGCTGGAAACCTGGGAGTGACACAATCATCCCTGATGTCGAGAAGAGCAAAGACTTCTTCTCCAAGCAGTAA
- the LOC121603942 gene encoding transcription factor jun-B-like, translating to MSTIMEQPFYDDSFLSAYGHPGAALPDYKLLKQNMNLNFSDSYRNSNFKSQHLRADSDFYPAGTADVGSLKLASPELERLIIQNSNGVITTTPTPAHYLYNRGITEEQEGFAEGFVKALDDLHKMNQMAPPNVSIGSGGISCSAPASVFGSSMQPEQLEYTTLGSCTTNPSLSSAASYPSTTISYLPHHQYHQHPQAVAHGSHHFQHSLAGVGIHSQRFGGLKEEPQIVPDMQSSDSGSPPMSPLDMENQERIKAERKRLRNRLAASKCRRRKLERISRLEDKVKVLKTDNAGLSNTASLLREQVAQLKQKVMTHVSSGCQLMLAPKVKSY from the coding sequence ATGTCCACAATAATGGAACAGCCTTTTTATGACGACTCGTTTCTCTCTGCTTATGGCCATCCAGGCGCAGCGCTGCCAGACTACAAGCTGCTAAAGCAGAATATGAACTTGAACTTCTCCGACTCATATCGGAACTCAAACTTCAAGTCGCAGCACCTGCGCGCCGACAGTGATTTCTATCCAGCGGGGACGGCGGACGTAGGCTCTCTGAAGCTCGCTTCTCCTGAATTGGAGCGACTGATCATCCAAAACAGCAACGGGGTCATCACTACAACGCCGACACCTGCCCATTACCTCTACAACCGCGGGatcacagaggagcaggagggctTCGCTGAGGGCTTTGTTAAAGCGTTGGACGACCTGCACAAGATGAACCAGATGGCTCCGCCGAACGTGTCCATCGGCTCCGGTGGCATTTCCTGCTCGGCTCCAGCCTCCGTGTTCGGCTCATCCATGCAGCCAGAGCAGCTCGAGTACACCACCCTGGGCAGCTGCACCACGAACCCCAGCCTGTCCTCCGCAGCCAGCTATCCCTCCACCACTATCAGCTACCTGCCGCACCACCAGTACCACCAGCACCCGCAGGCCGTTGCGCACGGATCTCACCACTTCCAGCACTCCCTGGCCGGCGTGGGCATCCACTCGCAGCGGTTCGGCGGGTTGAAAGAGGAGCCTCAGATAGTTCCCGACATGCAAAGCAGCGACAGCGGTTCTCCGCCGATGTCCCCCCTCGACATGGAGAACCAGGAGCGCATCAAAGCGGAGCGCAAGCGGCTGAGGAACCGGCTCGCAGCCTCCAAGTGTCGGAGGCGCAAGCTGGAGCGCATCTCCCGTCTGGAGGACAAGGTGAAAGTGTTGAAAACGGACAACGCCGGACTGTCAAACACGGCTTCTCTATTGCGAGAGCAGGTGGCCCAACTCAAACAGAAAGTCATGACACACGTGAGCAGTGGCTGCCAGCTCATGTTAGCGCCCAAAGTAAAGTCTTATTGA